The Herbaspirillum sp. RTI4 genome has a segment encoding these proteins:
- a CDS encoding NAD-dependent succinate-semialdehyde dehydrogenase: MSYQSINPNDGKTLKSFDTVSDKQLDASLALAETCFQSWKTMSYAARAAIIQKAAVLLRADVDSFAKLATLEMGKRINEARGEVKFSADILDYYAKNAEQFLSDTKLNPKKGEAHMESSPIGVLFCVEPWNFPYYQLARVVGPQLMAGNVLVVKHAGCVPQCAIAFEKLLIDAGAPVGAYTNLIISHEQAEKVIDDPRIKGVALTGSVSAGRSIAARAGLNLKKSSMELGGSDAFIVLEDADIEKTIPWAVWGRMYNGGQTCCAAKRFIVVDSIADQFLEKFTAALSALKAGDPMDEKTTQGPLSTEAAAVQLVKQVDEAVAHGATLLMGGKRMDRPGAFMEITMLTDIAPDNPAFRDEFFGPVVSFYRVKDEAAAIALANDSDFGLGGSVFTKDIARGKRVASQVNTGMMFINSLDWTDAELPFGGIKNSGYGRELGNMGIQEFVNKKLVRTIDLAAPV; encoded by the coding sequence ATGAGTTACCAAAGCATTAACCCCAATGATGGTAAGACACTGAAGTCGTTTGATACAGTCAGCGACAAGCAACTTGATGCTTCCTTGGCCCTTGCTGAGACCTGTTTCCAGTCATGGAAAACAATGAGTTATGCGGCGCGTGCTGCGATCATTCAAAAAGCCGCCGTGTTGTTGCGTGCGGACGTTGATAGCTTCGCCAAACTGGCCACGCTGGAAATGGGAAAGCGCATCAATGAGGCGCGTGGCGAAGTCAAATTCAGTGCGGATATCCTGGATTACTACGCCAAGAACGCCGAGCAATTTCTCTCGGACACGAAACTCAATCCAAAAAAGGGTGAAGCCCATATGGAAAGCAGCCCTATCGGCGTGCTTTTCTGTGTCGAGCCGTGGAATTTTCCTTACTACCAGCTGGCCCGCGTGGTCGGTCCGCAACTGATGGCCGGTAACGTATTGGTCGTCAAGCACGCCGGTTGCGTTCCCCAATGCGCGATTGCTTTTGAAAAGTTACTGATCGACGCGGGTGCGCCGGTTGGCGCTTACACCAACCTGATCATTTCGCATGAGCAGGCCGAGAAGGTCATCGACGATCCGCGTATCAAGGGCGTGGCCTTGACCGGGAGTGTTTCTGCCGGAAGAAGTATCGCCGCCAGAGCCGGCCTGAATCTCAAGAAGAGTTCGATGGAGCTGGGCGGTAGTGATGCCTTCATCGTGCTGGAAGATGCGGATATCGAAAAGACTATTCCCTGGGCGGTATGGGGCCGTATGTATAACGGCGGACAAACCTGTTGCGCAGCCAAGCGCTTTATCGTCGTCGATTCGATTGCGGATCAGTTCCTGGAAAAATTCACCGCAGCATTGTCGGCGCTCAAGGCCGGCGATCCTATGGATGAAAAAACGACGCAAGGCCCTTTGTCAACTGAAGCTGCGGCCGTTCAATTGGTCAAGCAAGTCGATGAGGCGGTGGCGCATGGTGCGACCTTGCTCATGGGCGGCAAGCGGATGGATCGTCCTGGCGCATTCATGGAAATCACTATGCTGACCGATATTGCACCGGATAATCCGGCTTTCCGTGATGAATTCTTTGGACCTGTGGTGTCGTTCTATCGCGTCAAGGACGAGGCAGCGGCCATTGCGCTGGCCAATGACTCGGACTTCGGTTTGGGAGGCTCCGTGTTTACCAAAGACATTGCCCGCGGCAAGCGCGTGGCGAGCCAGGTCAATACCGGCATGATGTTCATCAATAGCCTCGACTGGACCGATGCCGAGTTGCCGTTTGGCGGGATTAAAAATTCCGGTTACGGACGTGAATTGGGGAACATGGGTATTCAAGAGTTCGTGAATAAAAAGCTGGTTCGTACGATAGATCTGGCGGCACCGGTCTGA
- a CDS encoding MFS transporter, with product MPIRSAGALPSRLLPIQGKPHRTESLLLLKIIPLAALTGVGMLSTDLYLPALPHLAQTLATDVPTVQATVSVYIIVFALSQLAWGWIADRLGMRNTLVAGIALQIAAGIACALAGSVYWLIFFRAVQGIGAGAATVVVPVLLRRRFTDAEAVRAISWVGIAESVIPAIAPVAGAAILLVASWRATFWVVALLALMLLPFVIWLVPAKQALHEPGEPVNYRLLLRNRAFVRDALIYGLTFGALVTFVASAPHLVEVWLGHGPGMFALMQVFGVSSFILAASRGSAGVQRFGVHKMMQAGGYAQLLAVTGLLVLGLADVRSATLMIGFWAIFCAGLGLRGPATMTRALSVPHSMTSLASGFLMFLALFLSGVGTQLAGFFLSYGMYPVALLMLVMIVGSLYLQRGGEAQVVIEGVVD from the coding sequence TTGCCGATACGTTCTGCAGGCGCCTTGCCTTCTCGTCTTCTGCCAATACAAGGCAAACCCCACCGAACGGAGTCCCTTCTGCTGTTAAAAATCATTCCACTGGCTGCATTGACCGGTGTTGGCATGCTTTCCACCGATTTATATCTGCCCGCCTTGCCGCATTTGGCGCAAACCCTGGCAACGGATGTGCCGACGGTACAGGCAACGGTATCGGTCTACATTATTGTTTTTGCACTCTCCCAGTTGGCCTGGGGCTGGATTGCCGACCGTTTGGGCATGCGCAATACGCTGGTCGCCGGGATTGCGCTGCAAATCGCTGCGGGTATCGCTTGCGCGCTGGCGGGCAGCGTGTACTGGCTGATCTTTTTCAGGGCGGTGCAGGGCATAGGTGCGGGCGCTGCCACGGTGGTTGTGCCGGTGCTGCTGCGTCGCCGGTTCACCGATGCGGAGGCGGTACGTGCCATTTCCTGGGTGGGGATTGCTGAATCAGTCATTCCCGCCATCGCACCCGTTGCCGGTGCGGCGATTTTGCTGGTGGCCAGCTGGCGCGCCACCTTCTGGGTCGTCGCATTGCTGGCCTTGATGTTGCTGCCTTTTGTTATCTGGCTGGTACCCGCCAAGCAAGCGCTGCACGAACCGGGCGAACCGGTCAATTACCGGCTGTTGCTGCGTAACCGGGCTTTTGTTCGGGATGCGCTGATTTACGGCCTGACGTTTGGCGCATTAGTTACGTTTGTCGCCAGCGCCCCGCATCTGGTGGAAGTCTGGCTGGGGCATGGTCCCGGTATGTTCGCGCTGATGCAGGTGTTCGGTGTCTCGTCGTTTATCCTCGCGGCCTCGCGTGGCAGCGCGGGCGTGCAGCGTTTTGGCGTACACAAGATGATGCAGGCCGGCGGTTATGCGCAATTGCTGGCGGTGACGGGTTTGCTGGTGTTGGGATTGGCCGATGTGCGATCCGCAACGCTGATGATCGGATTCTGGGCCATCTTCTGCGCCGGTCTGGGTCTGCGCGGACCGGCGACCATGACTCGCGCTTTGTCCGTGCCGCATTCGATGACCAGTCTGGCCTCGGGCTTTCTGATGTTTCTGGCGCTGTTTTTGTCCGGCGTTGGTACGCAGCTGGCCGGATTTTTTCTGTCGTATGGCATGTATCCGGTGGCCTTGTTGATGCTGGTGATGATCGTCGGCAGTCTTTACTTGCAGCGCGGCGGCGAGGCCCAGGTCGTGATCGAGGGCGTTGTCGACTGA
- the asd gene encoding archaetidylserine decarboxylase (Phosphatidylserine decarboxylase is synthesized as a single chain precursor. Generation of the pyruvoyl active site from a Ser is coupled to cleavage of a Gly-Ser bond between the larger (beta) and smaller (alpha chains). It is an integral membrane protein.): MLSRLAVLPQYFFPKQALTVFAGWVANARAGSITTAIIRRFVRKYGVNMEEAAEPDIRCYPSFNAFFTRALRSDARPLAASDFICPVDGALSQFGAIKQDQIFQAKGHAYSTTALVGGDRELAQHFDGGDFATIYLSPRDYHRIHMPCAGRLTRMIYVPGELFSVNPTTARGVPGLFARNERVVCVFEGEHGPFVQVLVGATLVGSMQTVWHGVVNPPRTRAVREWHYAPPEQPSFQKGDEMGRFLLGSTVVLLFPKDTLRFNPEWAPDGAVQLGQMLGQQTAP, from the coding sequence GTGCTCTCTCGTCTCGCAGTGTTGCCCCAATATTTTTTCCCCAAACAAGCACTCACGGTGTTTGCCGGCTGGGTTGCCAACGCCAGAGCAGGCAGCATTACGACCGCCATCATTCGTCGCTTCGTTCGCAAATACGGCGTCAACATGGAGGAAGCGGCAGAACCCGATATCCGCTGCTATCCCAGCTTCAACGCCTTTTTCACCCGCGCCCTGCGCAGCGATGCACGGCCGCTGGCTGCAAGTGATTTCATCTGCCCGGTCGATGGCGCGCTCAGTCAATTCGGTGCGATTAAGCAAGACCAGATATTCCAGGCCAAAGGCCACGCCTACTCCACCACGGCGCTGGTCGGCGGCGACCGCGAACTGGCGCAGCATTTTGACGGCGGCGATTTCGCCACAATCTATCTGAGTCCGCGCGATTACCACCGCATCCACATGCCCTGCGCCGGACGACTGACACGCATGATCTACGTGCCGGGCGAGCTATTCTCGGTCAACCCGACCACGGCGCGCGGCGTGCCGGGCCTGTTTGCGCGCAATGAGCGCGTAGTCTGCGTGTTCGAAGGTGAACACGGGCCTTTCGTGCAGGTGCTGGTCGGCGCGACGCTGGTCGGCAGCATGCAGACCGTGTGGCACGGCGTGGTCAACCCACCGCGTACGCGCGCTGTGCGCGAGTGGCACTATGCGCCGCCAGAACAGCCTTCGTTTCAAAAAGGCGATGAAATGGGTCGCTTCCTGTTGGGATCGACCGTGGTATTACTGTTTCCTAAAGACACTCTGCGTTTTAACCCTGAGTGGGCTCCCGATGGTGCCGTTCAGCTGGGCCAGATGTTAGGTCAGCAAACCGCACCATGA
- a CDS encoding M14-type cytosolic carboxypeptidase gives MIRPACRWLGYLQALVLLLSLCACAVLPPEAETVARTEFSTAFESGSIGQIDPLDRSGMNWRLHLRDDNDDPTLPDSFRNWWYVGINGLATGRPLTLQIEGFGAYYPALAVYSYDQKNWHHFSDDEAVWQPCEEYSPGQCRLLIRKTFASEHVWIARFYPYTTSDLNTFLESQAASPYMQVETLGLSPRHAAPIRLLTISAPGTEAKKIVWVNARTHPGETGPSFLLEGLIRQLLAEDATGRALRARYEFKIVPMHNVDGVIDGNYRTNADSVNLEESWISDPLASSIALDADAPPENRLLVDRVLAPLLMSGADIVLALNLHASNAPVDQQAFLFPHFGDDPMRFSPAQRSLWRKQWALIDALSAHYRGRIDTSSQNGGTGFLERAYPETWWWEQRQDAVTAITLETTTGTAGFTHWVEADDLRELGKALAKAIEELSF, from the coding sequence ATGATCCGACCAGCCTGCCGCTGGTTGGGCTACCTTCAGGCTCTGGTACTCCTGCTGTCGCTGTGCGCATGTGCTGTACTTCCCCCGGAGGCCGAAACTGTCGCCAGGACGGAATTTTCCACCGCCTTTGAAAGCGGCAGCATCGGCCAGATCGACCCCCTCGATCGCAGCGGCATGAACTGGCGCTTGCACTTGCGTGACGACAACGACGACCCTACGCTACCCGACAGCTTCCGCAACTGGTGGTACGTTGGCATCAACGGTTTGGCAACCGGCCGGCCGCTCACACTGCAAATTGAAGGCTTCGGCGCGTACTATCCTGCGCTGGCGGTCTATTCCTACGATCAAAAAAACTGGCACCATTTCAGCGACGATGAAGCCGTCTGGCAGCCGTGCGAAGAGTATTCTCCGGGCCAATGCCGTCTCCTGATCCGCAAAACCTTTGCCTCAGAACACGTCTGGATCGCCCGCTTTTATCCCTATACCACCAGCGACCTGAACACCTTCCTGGAATCGCAGGCGGCGAGTCCTTACATGCAAGTGGAAACGCTGGGCCTATCGCCACGCCATGCCGCACCGATCCGGCTGCTGACTATCAGCGCGCCGGGAACGGAAGCGAAAAAAATCGTCTGGGTTAACGCCCGCACGCATCCCGGCGAAACCGGGCCGTCCTTTCTGCTGGAGGGATTGATACGGCAGTTGCTGGCGGAAGACGCCACCGGTCGCGCCTTGCGCGCACGTTACGAATTCAAGATTGTGCCTATGCACAACGTCGATGGCGTCATCGACGGCAATTACCGGACCAATGCCGACAGCGTGAATCTGGAAGAAAGCTGGATCAGCGATCCGCTGGCATCGTCGATCGCCCTCGATGCCGACGCCCCGCCAGAAAATCGCTTGCTGGTCGATAGGGTGCTTGCACCCTTGCTCATGAGCGGTGCCGATATTGTGCTGGCACTCAATCTGCACGCATCGAATGCACCCGTCGATCAACAAGCCTTTTTATTCCCGCATTTCGGTGATGACCCGATGCGCTTTTCTCCTGCGCAACGCAGTCTGTGGCGCAAGCAATGGGCGCTGATCGATGCACTCAGCGCCCACTACCGCGGACGCATTGATACCTCATCACAGAACGGCGGCACCGGGTTTCTGGAACGCGCTTATCCAGAAACCTGGTGGTGGGAGCAAAGACAAGACGCGGTCACCGCGATCACGCTGGAAACCACGACCGGCACGGCTGGTTTCACGCACTGGGTAGAAGCCGACGATTTGCGCGAACTTGGCAAGGCGCTCGCCAAGGCCATTGAAGAACTGAGCTTTTAG
- a CDS encoding DUF6402 family protein — protein MAKVKKVPYYAMARSLFRGKIWKEFSGSAGAVPINTPQQISYERRAPGTPPPPKLPKPPKPTKEQLKAKKAEEAAQKALAQRQKKQPAPKPKQAEPVKPAKPQILDAEEREKLPEFDLQDIPGAMRKIGWPIAAKLAEKWFAGAAHVYNEKKNSLQPLDDTTVTLNWVLKYKNIKNEFDDLINKQLYTSNSTKEISDHIYKKIKNEFIDEKSMIFSFNTAKFIGDVRQFHIDWHFQRQEITSYNAIDWLLLTDLTASLGRFNLYAAIGNVEVSSEKYFKYNDKDKTKIYCIDPTAILTHVYIYLKDSYSFNDKKDSNSQYLGHWNKKDMLIFYPAQISSLVKIGNIKIGDSEITMDTINDEYLLNKKEANKPLNKRTGTFRTFIKKDIYYPIFNENYRAWREKHNRGGDFIIYSKPQLFKLKRPIKIKLETICRPAEPM, from the coding sequence ATGGCAAAGGTAAAAAAAGTCCCTTACTACGCAATGGCGCGGTCTTTATTCAGAGGAAAAATATGGAAGGAATTCAGCGGCTCAGCGGGCGCGGTGCCTATCAATACCCCGCAGCAGATTTCCTATGAACGACGCGCGCCGGGCACGCCACCGCCGCCGAAATTACCCAAACCACCCAAACCGACGAAAGAACAACTGAAAGCAAAGAAAGCGGAAGAAGCCGCTCAAAAGGCGCTTGCTCAACGTCAGAAAAAACAGCCCGCACCCAAGCCGAAACAAGCAGAACCTGTAAAACCCGCAAAACCGCAAATTCTTGACGCAGAAGAACGGGAAAAGCTGCCGGAATTTGACCTTCAGGACATTCCCGGAGCCATGAGAAAAATTGGATGGCCGATAGCGGCGAAGTTGGCTGAGAAATGGTTTGCTGGGGCGGCGCATGTTTATAACGAGAAAAAAAATTCCCTACAACCATTGGACGACACTACTGTCACGCTGAATTGGGTATTGAAATACAAAAATATTAAAAATGAATTTGATGATTTAATTAATAAACAATTATATACATCCAATTCGACTAAAGAAATTTCAGATCATATTTACAAAAAAATAAAAAATGAATTCATTGATGAAAAATCAATGATATTTTCTTTTAATACAGCCAAATTTATTGGTGATGTAAGACAATTCCATATTGATTGGCACTTCCAGCGTCAAGAAATCACAAGTTACAACGCAATAGATTGGTTATTACTTACAGACCTCACAGCATCACTAGGACGTTTCAATCTTTACGCCGCTATCGGCAATGTAGAAGTTAGCTCTGAAAAATATTTCAAATATAACGACAAAGATAAAACAAAAATATATTGTATTGACCCGACTGCAATATTAACGCATGTTTATATATATCTAAAAGACAGTTATTCTTTTAACGACAAGAAAGATAGTAATAGTCAATACCTTGGCCATTGGAATAAAAAAGATATGCTTATTTTTTATCCAGCTCAAATAAGCAGCTTGGTGAAAATAGGAAATATAAAAATTGGGGATTCAGAAATTACTATGGATACAATTAATGATGAATATTTGCTAAATAAAAAAGAGGCTAACAAACCTTTAAACAAAAGGACTGGAACATTCCGCACATTCATAAAAAAAGATATTTATTACCCTATTTTTAATGAGAACTATAGAGCATGGAGAGAAAAACATAACAGAGGTGGTGATTTTATAATTTACAGCAAACCACAACTTTTCAAACTAAAGAGACCAATTAAAATCAAATTGGAAACCATATGCCGACCAGCAGAGCCTATGTAG